The Cellulomonas fulva genome includes a window with the following:
- a CDS encoding DUF5979 domain-containing protein → MRRSRFAGWRRKVAAVAGTVLVMSFVLPGAAVAVDPPPIPDDPPAGDVTAELNLTKVSTADTVEPGQQYTYEIQLGCQVTAAAGCVDARITDPLPDYVTLVGTPTVSGVPAGDVTVTTDPDGTWFTVDFDEDLGDGDTGLSTTSTATVTVVVQVDDDIPYSADGQPLVNTATATADNALHDDGSATVTPSVDLALDAATTKEITPAAAEAAVGTALAIALTGMNTSNADVDELVINEPADPTATPNPFTYLDLTGIGEVTLPTGATTVQVRVTTDGTTWVDGPVGPPAALPDSVEPGAVVGVQVVFTGDIPPGASASVDLDLAQSDEVLDLADPTTVTNSASTTVTLDDDSATSDVASDDYTITPVVPEVSAGKDFEPDTVHAGDDSVMTLSGTNSSEDTALDTMTITDDPLPDGLTFSGFGDDTGAGIDWPTGADEASVTFTCEGTGVADPLTTDVVDTLPDPPAGCVVTGFVVTFTGDIVPGAVATVPAVVVTADEQDTEELTRTNTVVVDGANGGATATDTTTADLLSIIDRLEIDTSKQVTPSEIPAVPGQDVVMQLQGIVEEFPASTTDAHTIVVQDPADPATDDFWTYFEPGAVVTTPIPADATLTVQYYDATTGEWVDVPGMVDVPGEAIFTEPIPDGIDASGIRFVYESDAGFPPGTTVSPNVQAVLTDDVPNADATYTNCAQATAESPGVTAVYPEDPVCVDATTDAVNPGEGDLIDKAWDVPTVAERSLDEAPATLSWSTAGYSGLDTVEITDVPAPGTTALPASVYDAFDLVRIEPLDDDPWLAFDQVTGVELFRLPAGSVDPSAGEWTATTTDPCATSCDGTFPGYTLTADERATTIAFRLTFAESDTNRGGADAGPTDPPVGSGVARSSGNDRPIHLVFSVRDDLRSDATVPVLSTRTYNATDAGLVRNDAQAQGFVDGAVFLTDTASDTILITAVDLVVDLAKDWTGGPLGIPADDVPQNRYPIASVDLSAHNRTPGKVDTLRIVDPAVGDPFDVFNLVGFTEITDPATVGADALEIVLALDGGGELTYTDRAAALAATEAELVDVVGMTVTYTGRIDADAVVDIGFDTRLRTESRDAGDPPVAGMEITNGATVTIQDLVDYPDVDPKTAQDAAAAEVQTNEQGVEVTTTKTFDPDVQTEPDNGPVTVTLTGQPGGPSRTVRMVLSDTTATFWNQYDFTGFDDLALTAPIEQVRVDALTGGTWSVLLGQPVLSGATWVEGVNATTLALPDGVLPADVQGLRFTFSRVGDANWENPANPDQPVSFEVTRRATLHTGGPVQSDLAGNTAAPGETDPGVATDQVVATVTGADYDVDGNLITATSTATDTILYQHATNSVTVQKTPDGQQWIPGSPNTYTLTVTNDGAVPIVDPVIVDRLPVDALGVPQVVFDPTVDEVDRYAYGLTPESTADDAMPVDPADVTVDEQVGELTFTFPPGTTLQVGETYTISFAMQTAAGLPGGTQFTNEVGVTGDRAWDGCVETLDDETGECRTDATNTVTSAPALGVSKLVRADDWQELGVTKDPAVTNDLVCDETSVRADGFFASPCIPVTSPGGDITWRLTFRNNGNQPLDQIAAIDELPKPGDTGSTNDLARGSEWRPTFTGERPELVLPAEGELAVYWTTDEDPCHEISDATIDCPAGAWTIWPEGDDLPVAPEDVTGLAFVINPTPEMVPLEQIAIDIHQVAPAQSPTAGPDTVAYDTVGAVARSGETERYTVLSEPRRVGVALATGPIRVVKQVDGDAADVYAPDEFTATLECTSLGEEVDLGDAAELTLVPGEPVTVEDLPYGADCTVSEEDQGQSDWEATTVTVERDPVIVPTVRLTNTYDFAELTVSKAVDSTAVDSAGDPVEYGPFTVDVACTLDDEPVYADGYGPDDPMTAELADGGEVTFTELPPDAVCTVTETDTKGAAATTVVTTAGDGDPVTTDGTTGEITLVPTGAGANTAEVTNAFDAGDLVLTKEVTGDAAEFGSGPFTLHVTCTLDDASGTRTTWDDDVVLGGGAPLGARVVQIATGSSCEVTETDAAGATATTIAPEEPVVIDDGTQAVAVTVTNEFRAGGLQVAKTVSGPGASLAAGPYVFDVVCAFAGDDAAWSGSLTVEGVPDEDGRLLSDVVEPLPVGAQCTVTETEDGGADATPDPVTVTIPDVDDEGVATVEVVGVDNPFSAGTVAVTKVVDGTAASLVGDTEFTVRVTCEATDGTTVLDEPVVVQAGDTVVVTDDAGEDLLLPLGTSCWGVETDDGGATESAVDHGSREDAVTVAQSDELQALEITVTNTFDTEVVPPSPTEEPTPSPSPTDGTGPLPTTGADVLPLAVLAGVLGLGGAALLLGRRRLTPGRRD, encoded by the coding sequence ATGCGCAGGTCCAGGTTCGCCGGGTGGCGTCGCAAGGTCGCGGCCGTCGCCGGGACCGTGCTGGTGATGTCCTTCGTGCTCCCGGGGGCGGCCGTCGCGGTCGACCCGCCGCCGATCCCGGACGACCCGCCCGCGGGTGACGTGACCGCCGAGCTCAACCTGACCAAGGTGTCGACCGCCGACACGGTCGAGCCCGGGCAGCAGTACACGTACGAGATCCAGCTCGGCTGCCAGGTGACGGCCGCGGCCGGCTGCGTCGACGCGCGGATCACCGACCCGCTGCCGGACTACGTCACGCTCGTCGGGACGCCGACGGTCTCCGGCGTGCCCGCCGGGGACGTCACGGTGACGACGGACCCGGACGGCACGTGGTTCACGGTCGACTTCGACGAGGACCTCGGCGACGGCGACACCGGGCTCTCCACCACCAGCACCGCCACCGTCACCGTCGTGGTGCAGGTCGACGACGACATCCCGTACTCCGCGGACGGCCAGCCCCTGGTCAACACCGCGACCGCCACCGCGGACAACGCGCTGCACGACGACGGGTCGGCCACCGTCACCCCGTCCGTCGACCTCGCCCTCGACGCGGCGACGACGAAGGAGATCACCCCGGCCGCGGCGGAGGCCGCGGTCGGCACCGCGCTCGCGATCGCGCTGACGGGCATGAACACCTCGAACGCGGACGTCGACGAGCTCGTGATCAACGAGCCGGCCGACCCGACGGCCACCCCCAACCCCTTCACGTACCTCGACCTCACCGGCATCGGCGAGGTCACGCTGCCCACGGGTGCGACCACCGTGCAGGTCCGGGTGACCACCGACGGCACCACGTGGGTGGACGGGCCGGTCGGGCCGCCCGCCGCGCTGCCGGACTCCGTCGAGCCCGGTGCCGTCGTCGGCGTGCAGGTCGTCTTCACGGGCGACATCCCCCCGGGCGCGTCCGCGTCCGTGGACCTCGACCTGGCGCAGAGCGACGAGGTCCTCGATCTCGCCGACCCCACGACCGTCACCAACAGCGCCTCGACGACGGTCACGCTCGACGACGACAGCGCGACCTCCGACGTCGCGTCGGACGACTACACGATCACGCCGGTGGTGCCGGAGGTGAGCGCCGGCAAGGACTTCGAGCCGGACACGGTCCACGCGGGCGACGACTCGGTGATGACGCTGAGCGGCACCAACTCGAGCGAGGACACCGCGCTCGACACGATGACGATCACCGACGACCCGCTGCCGGACGGCCTGACGTTCTCCGGGTTCGGGGACGACACGGGCGCCGGGATCGACTGGCCGACGGGCGCCGACGAGGCCTCGGTGACGTTCACCTGCGAGGGCACGGGCGTGGCCGACCCGCTCACCACGGACGTCGTCGACACGCTCCCCGACCCGCCGGCCGGCTGCGTCGTCACGGGGTTCGTCGTGACGTTCACGGGCGACATCGTGCCCGGCGCCGTGGCGACGGTCCCGGCCGTCGTCGTGACCGCCGACGAGCAGGACACCGAGGAGCTGACCCGGACCAACACGGTCGTCGTGGACGGGGCGAACGGCGGTGCGACGGCGACCGACACCACCACGGCCGACCTGCTGTCGATCATCGACCGGCTGGAGATCGACACCAGCAAGCAGGTCACGCCCTCGGAGATCCCCGCCGTCCCGGGCCAGGACGTCGTGATGCAGCTGCAGGGCATCGTCGAGGAGTTCCCGGCGTCGACCACCGACGCCCACACGATCGTCGTGCAGGACCCGGCCGACCCCGCCACGGACGACTTCTGGACGTACTTCGAGCCCGGTGCCGTGGTCACGACGCCCATCCCGGCCGACGCGACGCTGACGGTCCAGTACTACGACGCGACGACGGGCGAGTGGGTCGACGTGCCGGGCATGGTCGACGTCCCCGGCGAGGCGATCTTCACCGAGCCGATCCCCGACGGCATCGACGCCTCGGGCATCCGCTTCGTGTACGAGTCCGACGCGGGCTTCCCGCCGGGCACGACGGTGAGCCCGAACGTGCAGGCCGTGCTGACCGACGACGTGCCCAACGCGGACGCGACGTACACGAACTGCGCGCAGGCCACCGCCGAGAGCCCCGGCGTCACGGCGGTGTACCCGGAGGACCCGGTCTGCGTCGACGCGACGACCGACGCCGTCAACCCCGGCGAGGGCGACCTGATCGACAAGGCGTGGGACGTCCCGACCGTCGCCGAGCGCAGCCTCGACGAGGCTCCCGCGACCCTGTCCTGGTCGACGGCCGGCTACTCGGGCCTCGACACGGTCGAGATCACCGACGTCCCCGCGCCCGGCACGACGGCGCTGCCGGCCTCGGTGTACGACGCGTTCGACCTGGTGCGCATCGAGCCGCTCGACGACGACCCCTGGCTGGCGTTCGACCAGGTCACCGGGGTCGAGCTGTTCCGCCTCCCTGCGGGTTCGGTGGACCCGTCCGCGGGTGAGTGGACCGCCACCACCACCGACCCGTGCGCGACGAGCTGCGACGGCACGTTCCCCGGCTACACGCTGACGGCCGACGAGCGGGCGACGACGATCGCGTTCCGCCTGACGTTCGCCGAGAGCGACACCAACCGCGGCGGCGCCGACGCCGGTCCGACGGACCCGCCGGTCGGCTCGGGCGTGGCCCGCTCGTCGGGCAACGACCGCCCGATCCACCTGGTCTTCTCGGTCCGGGACGACCTGCGCAGCGACGCGACCGTGCCGGTGCTGAGCACGCGGACGTACAACGCGACCGACGCCGGCCTGGTGCGCAACGACGCCCAGGCGCAGGGCTTCGTCGACGGCGCCGTCTTCCTGACCGACACCGCGTCGGACACGATCCTGATCACGGCGGTCGACCTCGTCGTCGACCTGGCGAAGGACTGGACCGGCGGACCGCTCGGCATCCCCGCGGACGACGTGCCGCAGAACCGGTACCCGATCGCGTCCGTGGACCTGAGCGCGCACAACCGCACGCCGGGCAAGGTGGACACGCTGCGCATCGTCGACCCGGCGGTCGGCGACCCGTTCGACGTGTTCAACCTCGTCGGCTTCACCGAGATCACCGACCCGGCCACGGTCGGCGCCGACGCCCTCGAGATCGTCCTGGCCCTGGACGGCGGCGGCGAGCTCACGTACACGGACCGTGCCGCCGCGCTCGCGGCGACCGAGGCGGAGCTCGTCGACGTCGTCGGCATGACCGTGACCTACACGGGGCGGATCGACGCGGACGCGGTCGTCGACATCGGCTTCGACACCCGCCTGCGGACTGAGTCCCGCGACGCGGGCGACCCGCCGGTCGCGGGGATGGAGATCACGAACGGCGCGACGGTGACGATCCAGGACCTGGTCGACTACCCCGACGTCGACCCCAAGACCGCGCAGGACGCCGCGGCCGCCGAGGTCCAGACCAACGAGCAGGGCGTCGAGGTCACGACGACCAAGACGTTCGACCCGGACGTGCAGACCGAGCCCGACAACGGCCCGGTGACGGTGACGCTGACCGGGCAGCCCGGCGGGCCGTCGCGCACCGTGCGGATGGTGCTCAGCGACACCACGGCGACGTTCTGGAACCAGTACGACTTCACGGGCTTCGACGACCTGGCGCTGACCGCGCCGATCGAGCAGGTGCGTGTCGACGCGCTGACCGGCGGGACGTGGAGCGTCCTGCTGGGGCAGCCGGTGCTGAGCGGCGCGACGTGGGTCGAGGGCGTGAACGCCACGACGCTCGCCCTGCCCGACGGCGTGCTGCCGGCGGACGTGCAGGGCCTGCGCTTCACGTTCTCCCGGGTCGGCGACGCCAACTGGGAGAACCCGGCCAACCCCGACCAGCCGGTGAGCTTCGAGGTCACCCGGCGCGCCACCCTGCACACCGGTGGCCCGGTGCAGAGCGACCTGGCCGGCAACACGGCGGCGCCGGGCGAGACCGACCCGGGGGTGGCGACGGACCAGGTGGTCGCAACCGTGACGGGTGCGGACTACGACGTCGACGGGAACCTGATCACGGCGACCTCCACGGCGACCGACACGATCCTGTACCAGCACGCCACGAACTCGGTGACGGTACAGAAGACGCCGGACGGGCAGCAGTGGATCCCCGGCTCGCCCAACACCTACACGCTGACGGTCACCAACGACGGCGCGGTGCCGATCGTCGACCCCGTGATCGTCGACCGGCTCCCGGTCGACGCCCTGGGCGTGCCGCAGGTGGTGTTCGACCCGACCGTGGACGAGGTGGACCGGTACGCCTACGGGCTGACGCCGGAGTCGACCGCCGACGACGCGATGCCCGTGGACCCGGCCGACGTGACCGTCGACGAGCAGGTGGGGGAGCTGACCTTCACCTTCCCGCCGGGCACGACGCTGCAGGTGGGCGAGACGTACACGATCTCGTTCGCGATGCAGACCGCCGCCGGTCTGCCCGGGGGCACGCAGTTCACCAACGAGGTGGGTGTGACGGGTGACCGGGCGTGGGACGGCTGCGTGGAGACCCTCGACGACGAGACGGGCGAGTGCCGGACCGACGCGACCAACACGGTCACGAGCGCGCCGGCCCTGGGCGTGAGCAAGCTCGTCCGCGCGGACGACTGGCAGGAGCTCGGGGTCACCAAGGACCCCGCGGTCACCAACGACCTGGTCTGCGACGAGACGAGCGTCCGCGCCGACGGCTTCTTCGCGAGCCCGTGCATCCCGGTCACCTCCCCGGGCGGTGACATCACGTGGCGGCTGACGTTCCGCAACAACGGGAACCAGCCGCTCGACCAGATCGCGGCGATCGACGAGCTGCCGAAGCCGGGCGACACCGGCTCGACGAACGACCTCGCGCGCGGCAGCGAGTGGCGGCCGACCTTCACGGGCGAGCGTCCCGAGCTGGTGCTGCCCGCCGAGGGCGAGCTGGCCGTCTACTGGACCACGGACGAGGACCCCTGCCACGAGATCTCCGACGCGACGATCGACTGCCCGGCGGGGGCGTGGACGATCTGGCCCGAGGGCGATGACCTTCCGGTCGCACCCGAGGACGTGACGGGCCTCGCCTTCGTCATCAACCCCACCCCGGAGATGGTCCCGCTCGAGCAGATCGCGATCGACATCCACCAGGTCGCCCCGGCGCAGTCGCCCACGGCCGGCCCGGACACGGTGGCGTACGACACGGTCGGCGCGGTGGCGCGGTCCGGCGAGACCGAGCGCTACACGGTGCTCTCGGAGCCGCGGCGCGTCGGCGTGGCGCTGGCCACGGGGCCGATCCGGGTGGTCAAGCAGGTCGACGGCGACGCCGCGGACGTGTACGCGCCGGACGAGTTCACCGCGACGCTCGAGTGCACCTCGCTCGGCGAGGAGGTCGACCTCGGCGACGCGGCGGAGCTCACGCTCGTCCCCGGCGAGCCGGTGACGGTCGAGGACCTGCCGTACGGCGCCGACTGCACGGTGTCCGAGGAGGACCAGGGCCAGTCCGACTGGGAGGCGACGACGGTGACCGTCGAGCGCGACCCGGTGATCGTGCCGACGGTCCGCCTGACGAACACCTACGACTTCGCCGAGCTCACCGTCAGCAAGGCCGTGGACTCCACCGCGGTCGACTCGGCCGGGGACCCCGTCGAGTACGGGCCGTTCACGGTCGACGTCGCCTGCACGCTGGACGACGAGCCCGTGTACGCCGACGGCTACGGCCCGGACGACCCGATGACGGCCGAGCTGGCCGACGGCGGCGAGGTGACGTTCACCGAGCTGCCGCCGGACGCCGTCTGCACGGTCACCGAGACGGACACCAAGGGCGCGGCGGCGACCACGGTCGTGACGACCGCGGGCGACGGCGACCCGGTGACGACGGACGGCACGACGGGCGAGATCACGCTGGTCCCGACGGGCGCCGGGGCGAACACCGCCGAGGTGACGAACGCGTTCGACGCGGGTGACCTGGTGCTCACCAAGGAGGTCACCGGCGACGCCGCGGAGTTCGGCAGCGGTCCCTTCACGCTCCACGTGACGTGCACGCTCGACGACGCGAGCGGCACCCGCACCACCTGGGACGACGACGTGGTCCTGGGCGGGGGCGCGCCGCTCGGGGCGCGCGTGGTGCAGATCGCCACGGGTTCGTCGTGCGAGGTGACGGAGACGGACGCCGCCGGGGCCACCGCCACGACGATCGCGCCCGAGGAGCCGGTGGTGATCGACGACGGCACGCAGGCGGTGGCCGTGACCGTCACCAACGAGTTCCGTGCCGGCGGCCTGCAGGTCGCCAAGACGGTCAGCGGACCGGGCGCGAGCCTCGCGGCCGGGCCCTACGTCTTCGACGTGGTCTGCGCGTTCGCGGGCGACGACGCGGCGTGGTCCGGCTCGCTGACGGTCGAGGGCGTGCCCGACGAGGACGGCCGGCTGCTGTCCGACGTCGTCGAGCCGCTGCCGGTGGGCGCGCAGTGCACCGTCACGGAGACCGAGGACGGCGGGGCGGACGCCACGCCGGACCCGGTGACGGTCACGATCCCCGACGTCGACGACGAGGGCGTCGCGACGGTCGAGGTCGTCGGGGTCGACAACCCGTTCTCCGCCGGCACTGTCGCGGTGACCAAGGTCGTCGACGGGACGGCCGCGAGCCTGGTGGGCGACACCGAGTTCACGGTCCGGGTCACGTGCGAGGCCACGGACGGCACGACGGTGCTCGACGAGCCCGTCGTGGTCCAGGCCGGCGACACGGTCGTCGTCACGGACGACGCGGGCGAGGACCTGCTGCTCCCGCTCGGCACGTCGTGCTGGGGCGTCGAGACCGACGACGGCGGGGCGACCGAGTCCGCCGTCGACCACGGCTCGCGCGAGGACGCGGTCACGGTCGCGCAGTCCGACGAGCTGCAGGCGCTCGAGATCACGGTGACGAACACGTTCGACACCGAGGTCGTGCCGCCGTCGCCCACCGAGGAGCCGACGCCGAGCCCGTCCCCCACGGACGGGACGGGCCCGCTGCCGACCACCGGCGCGGACGTGCTGCCCCTGGCGGTGCTGGCGGGCGTGCTCGGCCTCGGGGGCGCCGCGCTGCTGCTCGGCCGCCGCCGGCTGACGCCGGGCCGCCGCGACTGA
- a CDS encoding L,D-transpeptidase produces the protein MGAVRSAVGVLAATAALGCVALSGCSAPPTPRVQPTVAAVVDREPVDVAKVAVPPPAPAVDLTGLTVVDPKHVVAGLPGLGDRTQLASEDPALGRWRTAVVVRDTAAYDEPGGTAVGVLPAQTLGVSTVVPVVETAPGWLRVMVAARGALPSADAARVNERTAWVRTVDTRAAGTDWRITVDTAAQTLTVDDGTGRVVHPVIATGSPSRPTPRGPQFVVGTFWEEPGSVTPRVVLLSSQSETMDAYDRVTGTSATAIHTTTLASRGEVSNGCVRVADDVLDVLWRAVPPGTLVLVEPTGGR, from the coding sequence GTGGGTGCTGTGCGCTCGGCGGTCGGCGTCCTCGCTGCGACGGCCGCGCTCGGCTGCGTCGCGCTGTCGGGGTGCTCGGCGCCGCCCACGCCGCGGGTCCAGCCGACCGTCGCGGCCGTGGTGGACCGCGAGCCGGTCGACGTCGCCAAGGTCGCGGTCCCGCCCCCGGCTCCCGCGGTCGACCTGACCGGGCTCACGGTGGTCGACCCCAAGCACGTCGTCGCCGGGCTGCCGGGCCTCGGCGACCGCACCCAGCTGGCGAGCGAGGACCCTGCGCTGGGTCGCTGGCGCACGGCCGTGGTGGTCCGCGACACGGCGGCGTACGACGAGCCGGGCGGCACCGCGGTCGGCGTCCTGCCGGCGCAGACGCTGGGGGTGTCCACGGTCGTGCCCGTCGTCGAGACCGCGCCCGGCTGGCTGCGCGTCATGGTCGCGGCCCGGGGCGCGCTGCCGAGCGCGGACGCCGCGCGGGTCAACGAGCGCACGGCGTGGGTGCGGACCGTCGACACCCGGGCGGCCGGGACGGACTGGCGGATCACGGTCGACACCGCCGCGCAGACGCTGACCGTCGACGACGGCACCGGGCGGGTCGTCCACCCGGTCATCGCCACCGGGAGCCCGTCGCGGCCCACCCCGCGCGGCCCGCAGTTCGTCGTCGGGACGTTCTGGGAGGAGCCCGGCAGCGTCACGCCGCGCGTGGTCCTGCTGTCCAGCCAGAGCGAGACGATGGACGCCTACGACCGGGTGACGGGCACGTCCGCGACCGCGATCCACACCACGACGCTCGCGTCCCGCGGCGAGGTGTCCAACGGGTGCGTGCGTGTGGCCGACGACGTGCTCGACGTGCTGTGGCGCGCCGTCCCGCCGGGGACGCTCGTGCTCGTCGAGCCGACCGGGGGCCGCTGA
- a CDS encoding tyrosine-protein phosphatase, translating into MTDGHVLVSDAVGNLRDVGGRPTSDGGTVARGVAYRSAELASPAVAEDPELARLAIRTVVDLRTASERGQRPDVVPPGARHVVLDVLADLPPQAAGQIPAILADPSAAARTLDGLDIAGAMVATYRELVVSTSARAAYAAFVRLVIDPDATPLLFHCTAGKDRTGWAATILLLAAGVDDDGVRAEFLGVNPAVRTTFAPLLHRLEAAGVDPGLLAPALEVRPEYLETALATVRDEHGSFDAYLTDGLGLSTLEVEALRHTMRA; encoded by the coding sequence ATGACGGACGGGCACGTGCTGGTGAGCGACGCGGTCGGCAACCTCCGGGACGTCGGCGGACGCCCGACGAGCGACGGCGGCACGGTCGCACGCGGGGTGGCCTACCGGTCGGCGGAGCTGGCGTCGCCCGCGGTGGCGGAGGACCCCGAGCTCGCGCGGCTGGCGATCCGCACCGTGGTGGACCTGCGCACCGCGTCCGAGCGCGGGCAGCGCCCGGACGTCGTGCCGCCGGGCGCCCGGCACGTGGTGCTCGACGTCCTCGCGGACCTCCCGCCGCAGGCGGCGGGTCAGATCCCCGCGATCCTGGCGGACCCGTCGGCGGCGGCGCGGACGCTCGACGGACTCGACATCGCGGGCGCGATGGTCGCCACCTACCGCGAGCTCGTCGTGAGCACGTCGGCCCGCGCCGCCTACGCGGCGTTCGTGCGGCTCGTGATCGACCCGGACGCGACCCCGCTGCTGTTCCACTGCACCGCGGGCAAGGACCGGACCGGGTGGGCCGCCACCATCCTGCTGCTCGCGGCGGGCGTCGACGACGACGGCGTGCGTGCGGAGTTCCTGGGCGTGAACCCGGCCGTGCGGACGACCTTCGCGCCGCTGCTGCACCGGCTCGAGGCCGCGGGCGTCGACCCCGGCCTGCTCGCCCCCGCGCTCGAGGTCCGGCCGGAGTACCTCGAGACGGCGTTGGCGACGGTGCGGGACGAGCACGGCTCGTTCGACGCCTACCTCACCGACGGGCTGGGCCTGTCGACGCTCGAGGTCGAGGCGCTGCGGCACACCATGCGTGCCTGA
- a CDS encoding beta-L-arabinofuranosidase domain-containing protein, which produces MEHHHDLSDCAHDAARPPGGPAPVTTSLAARRLSRRSVLRAGALATAAVGLAGVVPASSAFGSVPSAARTAVRSRAVRALAAAESTPAYPDSWTVRPFGLTDVSLGDSVFTRAQQQMVDLARAYPVDRVLVVFRRNAGLDVKGATAPGGWEELGPAPDEQRWGPDDYVRGQNTRGAGGLLRGHYGGHFLSMLAMAYATTGDDAILAKVDAFVDGLEECRAALAATGRYSHPGFLAAYGEWQFSALEAYAPYGEIWAPWYTCHKILAGLLDAYRYTANPLALELAEGLGRWTHARLSACTPAQLERMWGIYIGGEAGGMNDALVDLYTLSAADDRDDFLAASALFDLRSLVTACAEDRDTLNGKHANMHIPTFVGYAKLGSWTGDATYSAAARNFFGMIVPGRMYAHGGTGEGEMWGPANTVAGDIGPRNAESCAAYNMLKVARTLFFEQQDAGYMDYYERTVLNHILGGKRDQASTTSPQNLYMYPVGPGARKEYGNGNIGTCCGGTGLESPVKYQDSIWFRSADDSALWVNLYIASELRWASRGLRIVQEGDYPNDETVTLRIAEGSGDLDLRLRVPGWATSFVVAVNGSTVAGTADGSATPGSYLSLDRTWATGDEVTLTIALPLRAEPTVDRADIQSLQRGPVVLSALSTSSKYLQVSLYDRMGLDGTLSRGVTVDEDGYVSLGSQRFEPAFSGQDVAYHMYVQRSERKVTFAGVDSGASNPTRADGTSFLDEVWSAAPFADRQAFLERVQTTSTAWVAERLMSARDRQKVLVAAARAPFERAAVTR; this is translated from the coding sequence ATGGAGCACCACCACGACCTGTCCGACTGCGCGCACGACGCGGCCCGCCCCCCGGGCGGGCCCGCGCCCGTGACCACGAGCCTCGCCGCACGCCGGCTGAGCCGCCGCTCGGTCCTGCGCGCGGGCGCGCTGGCCACGGCCGCCGTCGGGCTCGCGGGCGTCGTGCCCGCGTCCTCCGCCTTCGGCTCGGTGCCGTCCGCTGCGCGGACTGCGGTCCGCTCGCGTGCGGTCCGCGCGCTCGCCGCGGCGGAGAGCACGCCCGCGTACCCCGACTCGTGGACGGTCCGGCCGTTCGGGCTCACCGACGTCTCGCTCGGCGACAGCGTCTTCACGCGCGCGCAGCAGCAGATGGTGGACCTCGCGCGCGCCTACCCGGTCGACCGCGTGCTCGTCGTGTTCCGTCGCAACGCGGGCCTGGACGTCAAGGGCGCCACCGCGCCCGGCGGGTGGGAGGAGCTCGGCCCCGCGCCCGACGAGCAGCGCTGGGGACCCGACGACTACGTGCGCGGGCAGAACACGCGGGGGGCCGGCGGTCTGCTGCGCGGCCACTACGGCGGTCACTTCCTGTCCATGCTCGCGATGGCCTACGCGACCACGGGCGACGACGCGATCCTGGCCAAGGTCGACGCATTCGTCGACGGCCTCGAGGAGTGCCGCGCGGCGCTCGCGGCCACGGGCCGGTACTCCCACCCCGGGTTCCTCGCCGCGTACGGGGAGTGGCAGTTCAGCGCGCTCGAGGCGTACGCGCCCTACGGCGAGATCTGGGCGCCCTGGTACACGTGCCACAAGATCCTCGCCGGCCTGCTGGACGCGTACCGCTACACGGCCAACCCGCTCGCGCTCGAGCTCGCCGAGGGCCTGGGCCGCTGGACCCACGCGCGCCTGTCGGCGTGCACGCCCGCGCAGCTCGAGCGGATGTGGGGCATCTACATCGGCGGTGAGGCGGGCGGCATGAACGACGCGCTCGTCGACCTGTACACGCTGTCCGCCGCCGACGACCGGGACGACTTCCTGGCGGCCTCCGCGTTGTTCGACCTGCGCTCGCTGGTCACGGCGTGCGCGGAGGACCGCGACACGCTCAACGGCAAGCACGCCAACATGCACATCCCGACGTTCGTCGGCTACGCCAAGCTCGGGTCCTGGACCGGGGACGCGACCTACTCGGCCGCGGCGCGGAACTTCTTCGGGATGATCGTGCCCGGCCGCATGTACGCGCACGGCGGCACGGGCGAGGGCGAGATGTGGGGCCCGGCGAACACGGTGGCCGGCGACATCGGCCCCCGCAACGCCGAGTCCTGCGCCGCGTACAACATGCTCAAGGTCGCGCGGACGCTGTTCTTCGAGCAGCAGGACGCCGGCTACATGGACTACTACGAGCGCACGGTGCTCAACCACATCCTGGGCGGCAAGCGGGACCAGGCGTCCACGACGAGCCCGCAGAACCTGTACATGTACCCCGTCGGGCCGGGCGCCCGGAAGGAGTACGGCAACGGCAACATCGGCACGTGCTGCGGCGGCACCGGGCTCGAGAGCCCGGTCAAGTACCAGGACTCGATCTGGTTCCGCTCCGCCGACGACTCGGCGCTGTGGGTCAACCTGTACATCGCGTCGGAGCTGCGCTGGGCGTCCCGCGGCCTGCGCATCGTGCAGGAGGGCGACTACCCGAACGACGAGACCGTCACGCTCCGGATCGCGGAGGGCTCGGGCGACCTCGACCTGCGCCTGCGCGTGCCCGGCTGGGCCACGTCGTTCGTCGTCGCCGTCAACGGCAGCACGGTCGCCGGCACCGCGGACGGCAGCGCCACGCCGGGCAGCTACCTGTCCCTGGACCGCACCTGGGCCACGGGCGACGAGGTGACGCTCACCATCGCACTGCCGCTGCGCGCCGAGCCGACCGTCGACCGCGCGGACATCCAGTCGCTCCAGCGCGGCCCGGTGGTGCTCTCCGCGCTGAGCACCTCGAGCAAGTACCTGCAGGTCTCGCTCTACGACCGCATGGGCCTCGACGGCACGCTCTCGCGCGGCGTCACGGTCGACGAGGACGGCTACGTGAGCCTCGGCTCGCAGCGGTTCGAGCCCGCCTTCTCCGGCCAGGACGTGGCGTACCACATGTACGTCCAGCGCTCGGAGAGGAAGGTGACGTTCGCGGGCGTCGACTCGGGCGCGAGCAACCCGACGCGCGCGGACGGCACGTCCTTCCTCGACGAGGTGTGGAGCGCCGCCCCGTTCGCGGACCGGCAGGCCTTCCTCGAGCGTGTGCAGACCACGTCCACGGCGTGGGTCGCGGAACGGCTGATGAGCGCACGGGACCGGCAGAAGGTGCTGGTCGCCGCCGCCCGCGCGCCGTTCGAGCGTGCGGCGGTGACCCGATGA